The Caulifigura coniformis genome includes a region encoding these proteins:
- a CDS encoding c-type cytochrome, whose translation MPATEQIWRPLPKMHRIFAFSAIVLLAATFLMMAKDEARDWRSYQTTADKLKVEQLRDQLKPYKTKEFKDAEAAKVAAVDAAKEKQDDPKVRERIAELERRRRDLQAQVDLVSREAKFKNAERDVARANFDLNVRDAKPQTVLTSRLNDFDQQAGLASENLLKLQQIQAELRLVKDELTEIYAEKTAAEADLAKFRGDRTRLYEQLYKISPNDEALPEDDRSRFAAAKRALKELPIINGFNPHHAIQYDWPKDLEIQLGMARVSRVDRCRSCHVNINDFGAGDLPNFPKDKYHEPFTSHPQANLFLTSSSPHPIERFGCTVCHDGDGSGTSFQAAEHTPRDPAQATEWADKYGWHSNHFWEYPMQPGQFIESSCLKCHHSVVELGVNEKYGATAPKVFEGYELIKSYGCFGCHEINGYDGKRSIGPDMRLEPNSAAELAAIEADPNSAPPGDLRKVGPSLRHVGSKVTENFISYWTEDPQRFRPSTKMPKFFHLENQHDNLAEVLQPVELEAIQAYLTAKSEPMALASPAEGYTPDAERGKIAFQRRGCLACHTRDEEELKDIKSDFGPNITNIHEKLKPGQDGFRWLYTWLKNPELHHPRTRMPNLFLNPETVGGEQVDPAADIAAYLLQGGPKEFPAQPVGGPSLGLVYDKNFTEKTADSLRAPHRGVRVVEVLQTGAGSRALSLDVTGKPPLDGAGNPKSDFERLAPVRRDDIVLEFNGQAVTSNEQLDQLASSAGLGTKVTLKLFSDGLERLVEVRISTPLEDLTRLYLSKSLPDAAQVDKTLADRRFAYQVPAYAYQPKTDGTAWNFREWVKGDEIELVARSQDEQVSEAVWATRQMEYIGRRTISRYGCYACHDIPGFEDAKPIGTALQDWGRKDTSKLAPEHILEFLHHHGEPDGSSTHKRIDAIVKRGIFDKDTSAADQSAASFYQSLEHHGRPGFIWQKLREPRSYDFRKTESKGWDERLKMPKFPINEQQIESIATFVLGLVNDPPAPQYQYRPTGPARDRIEGERLVDKYNCTGCHIFELPSITYKAPLQELIGASKDELANWFIANSAKIETGAITQEALAGRAAADAVEPESMRAALATFITNSERLLEGTLPQGVDPKTGLATYLAGLARRGGGQPLREFFVNHPETLVADAFPPADHPEALRLLLKLKPAVSGLKAKAGKDGLALVQAHGLLTGVPDPEEEDPELRMYGLDVWQTLDIAGRIKLPGSKAVVQESNVVEKNGGRGGDLAHWLVAHLREELQDVNKAWQASPPPLYKQGIKVQTPWLFRFLKNPEQLRYTTVLRMPRFNMSDEEAQTLANYFAAVDNVEYPYQSIPQQEPQFLVSMEEQFKSAHAGVMDGYELQAWKTLNGPLCAKCHQVGGKPYKSTDPKDIRGPNLERVEKRLQGDWTRAWIYKPTWFTPYTSMPVNFPADKPPFPDLFGASSREQVEGVVFSLMNYSRILEKLGVVAYEPPTPAEQTPPPAPQASGGEE comes from the coding sequence ATGCCTGCCACGGAACAAATCTGGCGACCGCTGCCGAAGATGCACCGCATCTTCGCGTTCAGCGCCATCGTGCTTCTGGCGGCCACGTTCCTGATGATGGCCAAGGACGAGGCCCGAGACTGGCGTTCCTATCAGACAACGGCCGACAAGCTCAAAGTCGAGCAGCTGCGGGACCAGCTCAAACCGTACAAGACGAAGGAATTCAAGGACGCCGAGGCCGCGAAAGTCGCCGCTGTGGATGCGGCGAAAGAGAAACAGGACGACCCGAAGGTCCGCGAGCGGATCGCGGAACTCGAACGCCGCCGTCGTGACCTCCAGGCGCAGGTCGATCTCGTCTCCCGCGAAGCCAAGTTCAAGAATGCCGAACGCGACGTCGCCCGGGCCAATTTCGACCTCAACGTCCGCGACGCCAAACCGCAGACCGTCCTCACCTCGCGCCTGAACGACTTCGATCAGCAGGCCGGCCTCGCCAGCGAAAACCTGTTGAAGCTCCAGCAGATCCAGGCCGAGCTCCGGCTGGTGAAGGACGAACTCACCGAGATCTACGCCGAGAAGACGGCCGCCGAGGCCGATCTGGCCAAGTTCCGCGGCGATCGCACACGCCTCTATGAGCAGCTGTACAAGATCTCGCCCAACGATGAGGCGCTTCCGGAAGACGACCGCAGCAGGTTTGCGGCGGCGAAGCGTGCCTTGAAGGAATTGCCGATCATCAATGGCTTCAACCCGCACCACGCCATCCAGTACGACTGGCCGAAGGATCTCGAGATCCAGCTCGGCATGGCGCGTGTCTCGCGCGTCGATCGCTGTCGGTCGTGCCACGTGAACATCAACGACTTCGGTGCGGGCGACCTCCCGAATTTCCCGAAGGACAAGTACCACGAGCCGTTCACTTCGCATCCGCAGGCGAATCTGTTCCTCACGTCGTCGAGTCCGCACCCGATCGAGCGTTTTGGCTGCACGGTCTGCCACGATGGCGACGGATCAGGAACGAGTTTTCAGGCGGCCGAGCACACGCCGCGCGATCCCGCCCAGGCGACGGAATGGGCCGACAAGTACGGCTGGCATTCCAATCACTTCTGGGAATACCCGATGCAGCCCGGGCAGTTCATCGAATCGAGCTGCCTCAAGTGCCACCACAGCGTCGTTGAGCTCGGCGTCAACGAGAAGTACGGAGCCACTGCTCCGAAAGTCTTCGAGGGTTACGAGCTGATCAAATCGTACGGATGTTTCGGCTGCCACGAGATCAATGGCTACGACGGCAAGCGGTCGATCGGTCCCGACATGCGTCTGGAGCCGAACTCCGCCGCCGAACTGGCCGCGATTGAAGCGGATCCCAATTCGGCTCCTCCGGGCGACCTGCGCAAGGTCGGGCCGTCGCTGAGGCACGTTGGATCGAAGGTGACCGAGAACTTCATCTCGTACTGGACGGAAGACCCGCAGCGGTTCCGCCCGTCGACGAAGATGCCGAAGTTCTTCCACCTGGAGAACCAGCACGACAATCTCGCCGAGGTGCTCCAGCCGGTCGAACTGGAAGCGATCCAGGCTTACTTGACGGCGAAGTCGGAGCCGATGGCGCTCGCCTCGCCGGCCGAGGGGTATACGCCCGATGCCGAGCGCGGGAAGATCGCCTTCCAGCGCCGCGGATGCCTCGCCTGCCACACCCGCGATGAAGAAGAGCTCAAGGACATCAAGTCCGATTTCGGTCCGAACATCACCAACATTCATGAGAAGCTGAAGCCCGGGCAGGATGGCTTCCGCTGGCTGTACACCTGGCTGAAGAACCCGGAACTGCATCATCCGCGGACGCGGATGCCCAACCTGTTCCTGAACCCTGAAACCGTCGGGGGCGAACAGGTCGATCCGGCGGCCGATATCGCGGCCTACCTGCTGCAGGGCGGTCCGAAGGAGTTCCCGGCGCAGCCCGTCGGCGGACCGTCGCTCGGCCTCGTCTACGACAAGAACTTTACCGAGAAAACCGCGGATTCCCTTCGCGCTCCGCATCGCGGCGTGAGGGTCGTTGAAGTCCTCCAGACCGGAGCCGGATCGCGAGCCCTGTCGCTCGATGTGACTGGAAAGCCGCCGCTGGATGGGGCCGGCAATCCGAAGTCCGACTTCGAACGCCTCGCCCCGGTCAGGCGGGATGACATTGTTCTGGAGTTCAACGGTCAGGCCGTGACTTCGAACGAGCAGCTCGACCAGCTGGCCTCCTCGGCCGGGCTTGGCACGAAGGTCACCCTGAAGCTTTTCAGCGACGGCCTCGAGCGCCTCGTGGAAGTGCGGATCAGCACTCCGCTGGAAGACCTCACGCGGCTGTATCTGTCGAAGTCGCTCCCCGATGCGGCCCAGGTCGACAAGACCCTGGCTGATCGTCGGTTCGCTTACCAGGTTCCCGCCTACGCCTACCAGCCGAAGACCGATGGCACAGCCTGGAACTTCCGTGAGTGGGTGAAGGGGGACGAGATTGAACTGGTCGCCCGCTCCCAGGATGAGCAGGTCAGCGAAGCGGTCTGGGCGACGCGGCAGATGGAATACATCGGTCGCCGGACGATTTCGCGCTACGGCTGCTACGCCTGCCATGACATCCCCGGCTTCGAAGACGCCAAGCCAATCGGCACGGCTCTCCAGGACTGGGGGCGTAAGGACACCTCCAAACTGGCGCCCGAGCACATCCTCGAGTTCCTGCATCATCACGGCGAACCCGATGGATCGAGCACGCACAAGCGGATTGATGCCATCGTCAAACGGGGAATCTTCGACAAGGACACCTCGGCCGCCGATCAGTCCGCCGCTTCGTTCTACCAGAGCCTCGAGCATCACGGGCGTCCCGGCTTCATCTGGCAGAAGCTGAGGGAGCCCCGCAGCTACGACTTCCGCAAGACGGAATCGAAAGGCTGGGACGAGCGTCTCAAGATGCCGAAGTTCCCGATCAACGAGCAGCAGATCGAGTCGATCGCCACGTTCGTGCTGGGGCTTGTCAACGATCCACCGGCTCCGCAGTACCAGTATCGGCCCACGGGTCCGGCCCGGGATCGCATCGAAGGCGAGCGACTGGTCGACAAGTACAACTGCACCGGTTGCCACATTTTCGAGCTTCCCAGCATCACCTACAAAGCGCCGCTTCAGGAGCTGATCGGCGCCTCGAAGGATGAGCTGGCGAACTGGTTCATTGCCAACTCGGCGAAGATTGAAACGGGCGCGATCACGCAGGAGGCTCTCGCAGGCCGCGCAGCCGCGGATGCGGTCGAGCCCGAATCGATGCGTGCGGCGCTCGCAACATTCATCACCAACAGTGAACGCCTGCTCGAAGGGACGCTGCCCCAGGGCGTCGATCCGAAGACCGGCCTGGCCACGTACCTCGCCGGGCTGGCCCGTCGCGGCGGCGGTCAGCCGCTGCGTGAGTTCTTTGTGAATCATCCGGAGACGCTCGTCGCCGACGCGTTTCCGCCGGCTGATCACCCGGAGGCGCTCCGGCTGCTCCTGAAGCTGAAGCCCGCGGTCAGTGGTCTGAAGGCGAAGGCCGGGAAAGACGGACTTGCGCTGGTCCAGGCGCACGGCCTTCTGACCGGCGTGCCCGATCCCGAAGAAGAAGACCCCGAATTGCGGATGTATGGCCTCGATGTCTGGCAGACGCTCGACATCGCCGGACGCATCAAGCTGCCCGGTTCAAAGGCGGTCGTTCAGGAATCGAACGTCGTCGAGAAGAACGGCGGCCGCGGCGGCGACCTCGCTCACTGGCTGGTGGCGCATCTCCGCGAGGAACTTCAGGATGTCAACAAGGCGTGGCAGGCCTCTCCGCCGCCGCTCTACAAGCAAGGCATCAAAGTCCAGACCCCCTGGCTGTTCCGCTTCCTGAAGAACCCCGAACAACTTCGCTATACGACCGTGCTGCGCATGCCGCGGTTCAACATGAGCGATGAGGAAGCCCAGACGCTCGCGAACTACTTCGCGGCCGTGGATAACGTCGAGTATCCGTATCAGTCGATCCCGCAGCAGGAGCCGCAGTTCCTCGTATCGATGGAGGAACAGTTCAAGTCGGCCCACGCGGGCGTCATGGACGGCTACGAGCTGCAGGCCTGGAAGACGCTCAACGGCCCGCTCTGCGCCAAGTGCCACCAGGTCGGCGGCAAGCCCTACAAGTCGACTGATCCCAAGGACATTCGCGGTCCGAACCTCGAACGCGTCGAGAAGCGGCTCCAGGGAGACTGGACGCGCGCCTGGATCTATAAACCGACCTGGTTCACTCCCTACACGTCGATGCCAGTGAACTTCCCGGCCGATAAGCCGCCGTTCCCCGATCTCTTCGGAGCCAGCTCGCGCGAGCAGGTGGAAGGGGTGGTCTTCAGCCTGATGAATTACAGTCGAATCCTCGAGAAGCTGGGTGTGGTGGCCTACGAGCCGCCGACGCCGGCGGAGCAGACTCCGCCGCCTGCCCCGCAGGCATCGGGAGGTGAGGAATGA